Part of the Nicotiana sylvestris chromosome 2, ASM39365v2, whole genome shotgun sequence genome, GTTAAGGAAAAATTAGTAACGTTGCAGACTtgttacttcttccttaattaGAAGACAATCGTTATATAACAATTAGACGGTAATGATTAAAATGTTTGGAAATTGGAAAAAATTTAAAGTGCATAGTTTTAACTTTCCAGTGGATGGACGTGACTAGTATGTGACATTGGAGTCATGATTGTTATTTATGTTACAATTATCAGGTAATGATTGTGAGGTAAAATAACTAGGCAATTATGAGTTATTAGTACAATTAAACATAGGATATTAAATTTGGAAGACACTGTTACAGAAAAATATATGAAGTTCGGTGTTATTACTCTTAACTAGGAAGTAATTATCAATAAAATATCCTTACTGTAATGATAAGGTTGAGGATATCTATGGTATAGCTAACGTGATGACTTTTGAGAGCCACTGTTCAGCAATTTGTGCACAGTGAAAGTGCTTTCTTAGACACTTAATTGTATACAAATTCTTTTAATTAATTGGACTGAGGGTTGACTTTGATTTTGATTCGTCCTAAGATTTTGGAAATTATTCACCTAGATTAATTAGGACGTGTTATTCAATGTTTTGGATAGATTGAGGCCGTTGgaggccgtttggttggtgtTCTAGGCGTTGCAAGGTTGGAGAACTTCCCGTTGGTGAGCTAAGTGAAACTTTAAGCTTTGATACTTGCTTTTCTAAAACCCGTTTTGAAAGAGTATTTTCTCTGCCTGGTCCATGTGTTGGGACAAGCGTGCGCTTGGCGGAGTCGGTGGTCTTAGACTAGccgcaaatatattattttatgaaaaaaaaatattattttataagtTGTTTGATAGTGTGATACGGTTGTGCGCCATGAGGTTGAGTCTTATAGTTTGATTTGGCTGTGCGCCATgatattgagtttgatacggttgtgtgcgccatgatgttgagtttgatacggttgtgcgccatgatgttgagtGTGATACGGCTGCGCGCCATGATGTTGAGTGTGATACGgttgtgcgccatgatgttggggcattgtgtatgcctttGTACATCACCCGAGCATTGTGTATGCTCTGTTACATATTTGAGGCATTGTGGTGTCGTTGTGGACTCGTAGGCTTGTTGGTAAATTTCTTTCACTGCAATAATGATAAGTCCTTAGTGGATATTCTTGTTGGTTAATTCTTAATAACTCTGTTGAtacacatatattgagttattgtATAATTATCATATTTGCTATATCATTCGTGTTGTTGTATTTTTTAACATTTGTTCCAGAGGTATTTAAAGTGGCGGGTCGAGGATCTTACTAGGTTATATTTACGTATAACTCACTCCTTACCTGCATCTTTATGCAGATACCGTTGCGGGAGATAGAGCTAGTGGCTGACGAGTTTGTTCGAGTGGATCCTATTGCTGAGGTGAGCCACCGCATTGTTCGTGGAGGCTTTCGATTCTGACTTACCTAGTTCGTGTTAgttatttccttttcctttggGGTTTGCATACCCGTCAATAAAAAAATCATATTACTCTGTTAGATGCTCCATGGTCTTAGTGTGGGATTTGGGCTAGAGTTTTATTATTTGAGTGATTGTTGGTTTTCCTATCAATTGACTAAGGTATTGGGATGatcatttcctatttattattAATAATACTATTAGGCCTGCATTTTTTTTTGTCTCTCAGTGGTTTTGTAAATGGTTAAACGTTAGAGAAAGAGGTTCGTCTGGCAGGTGGTGTTAGCTGGATGACAGTCACGTCTAGGGGGTAGTTTGGGACGTGACAGTTTCCCATCAATCTCAAGTATTTATCCATGACCGCACCTTCCGAGTTCTCCATATTGAATGTCGGGATAATACGTAATTACCCACCTAGGATTCTCCTTTTACCGAATGCACCCTTATATTTTGCGAGGGTCCTATGCCCCGTGACTTTGTTCAAACTATAACTAATACCACCTTTTTAGCTGGGCCACGGCGGCCAGTGCTTCTAAGATCATAGAAGCAATGCTGCAGAAAAGAAGATTTATTGTAATGTACCTTCGTAAGAATCATAAATAGAAACACGTGAAATATAGGGGAAATAGAGATTTTAGGCGCAATAGAAAGGAATGCTGTAACCGTGATGTGGCACATTTCTGGAATGACTGCGCGTGAAAGCGCCAAAATATCATTATATTTTTCATTTTGtcatttttctctttcttcttttttttattcttttattctctccttcttttctttttcttttttgttttcttctccttttttgaTGTTCTTCTTTCTTCTATTAGCGCCTCACCTCAATTTCCCCATAGCCAAACCTTCAACATCAATTAACTTTTAATTGTAATCCATCATATTTGAACCCACAAtatcattttttttccttttctttctttttctctcttttttgtcccccccccccccccccataacTCTATACCCATTTCACCATCTCCACACCATTCTTCAATCGATTGGGATCTTCTATTTCCGCATGTTGCGTAGCCGAAGCTTTCAAGCTTTGAATTTGGAGAATACCGCTTTcagcttcttcttttttcatttaaatCTTACCATGTCAAATTCTTTTCATACGTTTCATCGAAAATTATAAAGAATTTGGCCGCAAAACTTTTCTCCAGTGACTCATCTTCTCGAGCGTGCAAATTGGGTTTTTATATTCGGAACACAGAGTCGTCCACAAATTGACAACTTTGGGCTGGTCGATTTTATGCGTAAAATGATCAAAACGTATTATTTCCAACTCCTACGTGCTAAAATTTTAAGAATGTGAAACAAAAGTGTTGAAATGGAAGAAAACTGaaagtgaaaaaagaagaagaagaagaagaagaagaagaaaaaaaaagaaagaaagaaatgtaAAAGTGAAAAAAGAAACTGGAAAGGAATTAACAATTGGAGAAGGAGGTGTGATGAGaagaataataaaaagaaaagagaaaaagaaaagataaaataaataaataaataaataaatagcaATAAAAAGGAAATTATATAGTTTTAAAAAGGCAATACATGTGTCAAATTATAATTGGCGCTTGACATTCACTGTTTTAGTTGAGATTTGAAAGTGCTAGTAACAGAAGGTGCTATTTATCACACTTCTAACAAATATAAGGGGGTCATATTTTTCAATCTTTCAAGGGGTAATTATGTATTATCCCTTGAATGTCCAGTGAACAATGAATCTCTTCCATCCGGTGACCAAAGAAAAGGGCAATAAGAGCCCGAAGAAGATCACAATAAGTGAAAAATGTAGTATTTCGAATTCCAAGTGtaaataattcttcaaaaaatatcaCAATCAGCTTCAAAAGAGATCTCTTTCAGTTCATCTAGAGCATTGGTTAAGCGTTCAAGGTGGAGGTGTTGAAGTGTCTCAGATATGATCCTATCCAAATAGTGATTTGTATTGAATACAGAGGAAACCAAGAAGTATTTTTAGGGGGAACCGAATAATAGCTACAAGTCAAAGTACTTGTTTTGAACAAGTGTTTTTAGTTAACATAAAAGAGTTTATTTACAGAGTAAAATAAATATGTAAGAATTTTGGGGAGGAGGATCTAGTTCAGTTTCTCTCAAAACAAGCGAAGTATAATTCTTGCGCTTGTCTCAACTTGAGTAGATTGACTATGCAGAGGTTCTTATATTGTTTATCCAAGTTCCCATGGTCGCAATTTACATCCATACTAAACCTTTTCTTAAATAGATAGTATAGTCCATGTATCTAGTCTAATATACTATCACCATTTCAcaattctaaatattcaatttaTACACTCACATCTAAAATGCCTCTCGAACCTTTATAGTCTTAAAACCCTATGAAAAAGCAAGTCTCAAAATATCAACCCCGATACTTGGAAGCCAAAAAGTTTGACCAAAACAAGGCATTAGTGTGGACAGAAAGGTGAAGGAGAATGAATACAACTTTAACTAGTAAGCTGAACATGATTCATGCAAGCTGCAAATGACAGAAACTACTTCAAGTGAAAAATGCACAGGTATAGTTGCGCATTAAAATGAATTCAGCCCAAGCAAGACCATCGAAATTGCTTTACTCTGTAAGCTTGTTAGATACTACAGCATCAACATTGCCCCGAGGAGTATGTACGTATCAACAACCCCGGCCACTACTCAAGTAACCATCGATGGAGCTTTATCATTTTGAAAAAGGATATGGAAACACATAATTCCCTGTATATTATCTCAAGGTATGACAAACGCCTAACAAAATTACATGGTCCATCAAAACTTGGCAACATTTCCAAAAACATCTGATTTCACAACAAACATCTGTTGACAATACTAACTAAAACCAGGAACTCATTCATCTTCCTGGCTGCGCAACCTAGCAAGCTTGTTAGTTACTACAACATCTAGTTGGGCTGCTCGCTCGACAATCTCCTTCCTCTTCCTGGTGGATACATTATGTGCAATCTCTGCACAGTAAGTCCTGTAAAGAAAGAGCAAACAGTTGAGATTGAGACCACCGTTGTAAActaagtgcaagaaaacaatttTGCCTTTTTCATTACCTATTGTGCATCAACAAAATATCAAGTTCACTTGCATTGTGTACAACAAACTTCTTAAAGCCATTAGGAAGATAATGACGAGTCTTCTTGTCTGAACCATAGCCAATGTTGGGCATCAAGACACATCCCTTGAACTTTCTCCTGACTCTGGAGTCAATACCCTTTGGTCTGCGCCAATTTGTCTGTTAAAATTACATTGAAGAATCATTTTCAATTAGAAACCCTGCGGAAGTGACTTGAGCTAAAGCAAGTGAAACAAAGTGCATACTTCAAGTGTCTAGCAAAGTAACAAATTAGGACAAATTCGTTGAGTCAAGCAAAGTGCTGAATACAACTAAATATACCTAAAAGCTTTTTCAGCTAGCATTTGCATTTTGCAGGGTCAACTATAACTCAAGATGAAAGGGGTTCATAAAATAGAGCACTAAATGAGTATGCCTTTTTTAATGAAAGAGATGTAAGCAGGGTTAAAGTAACAGGAAGCTTATTGATAAAGAAGCCATCTGTGTCGCAAGACCTGTTCTGTTGTTTAGTTTCTGCCCGTAAAACGAAACATCCATCAACAGAATAAAGTCTGGACATTAGATACCATAGGCAAGAGATTATTTAAAAGAAAATTGAAGGAAAACAtgaaaagcaaaacaaaaaaCACTACAAGAAATTGTTCCAGATGCAATCTCAGCCGAAAGATGGTGATATTTTTATACTAATCACTGGTCAATCAGgaattttggaaataattcatCATTGACTGCATCAGCATCTAGAAACACTTTTTTAAGAACTTAAACCAAACCACAAAACACTATAAAgatgaaaaaggaaaaactgCAAACCTTAGAGGAGAGATATGATTATAAGATCAGTTGGTAGTGCATGTTTTAGAATTCATCATTGAACTCTACAGATAAGGTGGATAAGCATCATCACACCTTAATATGCATATCTTCCACAAACAAGCTTATAATGAAATGAAAAAAGCTAAAACCGAAAAAATACAAGACTAACACTATTGTTTAGGAAGAATCATATGTGATGTGTCAATCACCATCTTGCAAATCCAATATTTTGGATGCAAATTAAGACTGGGGCGACAATAACAATCATCATTTTCCCTTTCCGACacaaaaaaacaacaaaataaccCTAACGAACAAGGTAAACAAGCTTTATACTAATGTAAACACGTAAGAAAATTAGTCTTTTTCACTATTACTGAATAAAAAGAGTCGGATCAAGCTAAAACTAAAAGGGTCGTTCACAATACAGCAAAATAAATAGCTTTACAGTAAC contains:
- the LOC104236213 gene encoding large ribosomal subunit protein eL32z-like, coding for MAVPLLKKTIIKKRVKQFKRHQSDRRITVKTNWRRPKGIDSRVRRKFKGCVLMPNIGYGSDKKTRHYLPNGFKKFVVHNASELDILLMHNRTYCAEIAHNVSTRKRKEIVERAAQLDVVVTNKLARLRSQEDE